A region from the Canis lupus dingo isolate Sandy chromosome 9, ASM325472v2, whole genome shotgun sequence genome encodes:
- the ENTPD2 gene encoding ectonucleoside triphosphate diphosphohydrolase 2 isoform X1, producing MAGKVLSLLPPLLLAAAGLAGLLLLCVPTRDVREPPALKYGIVLDAGSSHTSMFIYKWPADKKNDTGIVGQHSSCEVHGGGISSYADNPSRAGQSLVECLDQALQEVPRERHVGTPLYLGATAGMRLLKLTSPEASANVLAAVTQTLTQYPFDFRGAHILSGQDEGVFGWVTANYLLENFIKYGWVGQWFRPRKGTLGAMDLGGASTQITFEMAGPAEDPTNEVQLRLYGQHYRVYTHSFLCYGRDQVLLRLLAGALQTYGFHPCWPRGYSSQVLLQDVYESPCTAAQRPQTFTGSTRVNLSGTSDPALCRGLILELFNFSSCHFSQCSFNGIFQPPVAGNFIGFSAFFYTVDFLRTVMGLPVETLQQLEVAVVTICNQTWSELQARVPGEQARLPDYCAVATFVQQLLSQGYGFQEHTFRGVTFQKKAGDTTVGWALGYMLNLTNLIPAEPPGMRKGTDLSAWVALVLLCTAILLAAAVLLLRRVRAAKLSSTI from the exons taTGGCATTGTCCTGGACGCTGGCTCTTCTCACACATCCATGTTCATCTACAAGTGGCCTGCAGACAAAAAGAATGACACAGGCATCGTGGGCCAGCACAGCTCCTGTGAGGTGCACG GAGGGGGCATCTCCAGCTACGCAGACAACCCTTCCAGGGCTGGCCAGAGCCTGGTTGAATGCTTGGACCAGGCACTTCAGGAGGTTCCCAGAGAGAGACATGTGGGCACGCCCCTCTACCTGGGAGCCACAGCAGGCATGCGCCTGCTCAA ACTGACCAGTCCAGAGGCCTCGGCCAATGTGCTTGCGGCTGTGACCCAGACGCTGACCCAGTATCCCTTTGATTTCCGTGGTGCCCACATCCTCTCGGGCCAGGACGAGGGTGTGTTTGGTTGGGTGACCGCCAACTACCTGCTGGAGAACTTCATCAAG TATGGCTGGGTGGGCCAGTGGTTCCGGCCAAGGAAGGGGACTCTGGGGGCCATGGACCTGGGGGGCGCCTCCACTCAGATCACCTTCGAGATGGCCGGCCCAGCTGAGGATCCCACCAATGAGGTCCAGCTCCGGCTCTACGGCCAGCACTACCGTGTCTACACCCACAGCTTCCTCTGCTATGGCCGTGACCAGGTCCTCCTGAGGCTGCTGGCTGGTGCACTACAG ACCTATGGCTTCCACCCTTGCTGGCCGAGGGGCTATTCAAGCCAAGTGCTCCTTCAAGACGTGTATGAGTCTCCGTGCACTGCGGCCCAGCGGCCCCAGACCTTCACTGGCAGCACCAGGGTCAACTTGTCGGGGACCAGCGACCCCGCCCTCTGCCGTGGCCTCATCTTGGAGCTCTTCAATTTCTCCTCCTGCCACTTCTCCCAATGCTCCTTCAATGGCATATTCCAGCCCCCTGTGGCTGGGAACTTCATT ggcttctctgccttcttctaCACTGTGGACTTCCTGAGGACCGTGATGGGGCTGCCTGTGGAGACCCTGCAGCAGCTAGAAGTTGCGGTTGTCACCATCTGCAACCAGACATGGAGTGAG CTGCAGGCCCGGGTCCCCGGGGAGCAGGCCCGCCTGCCTGACTACTGCGCGGTGGCCACATTCGTGCAACAGCTGCTGAGCCAGGGCTATGGCTTCCAGGAGCATACCTTCCGTGGGGTAACCTTCCAGAAGAAG GCCGGGGATACCACGGTGGGCTGGGCGCTTGGCTACATGCTGAACCTGACCAACCTGATCCCCGCCGAGCCACCGGGAATGCGCAAGGGCACAGACCTCAGCGCCTGGGTGGCCCTGGTCCTGCTCTGCACTGCCATCCTGCTGGCCGCTGCTGTCCTGCTGCTGCGTCGGGTGCGCGCTGCCAAGTTGTCCAGTACCATCTAG
- the ENTPD2 gene encoding ectonucleoside triphosphate diphosphohydrolase 2 isoform X2, producing the protein MAGKVLSLLPPLLLAAAGLAGLLLLCVPTRDVREPPALKYGIVLDAGSSHTSMFIYKWPADKKNDTGIVGQHSSCEVHGGGISSYADNPSRAGQSLVECLDQALQEVPRERHVGTPLYLGATAGMRLLNFLCYGRDQVLLRLLAGALQTYGFHPCWPRGYSSQVLLQDVYESPCTAAQRPQTFTGSTRVNLSGTSDPALCRGLILELFNFSSCHFSQCSFNGIFQPPVAGNFIGFSAFFYTVDFLRTVMGLPVETLQQLEVAVVTICNQTWSELQARVPGEQARLPDYCAVATFVQQLLSQGYGFQEHTFRGVTFQKKAGDTTVGWALGYMLNLTNLIPAEPPGMRKGTDLSAWVALVLLCTAILLAAAVLLLRRVRAAKLSSTI; encoded by the exons taTGGCATTGTCCTGGACGCTGGCTCTTCTCACACATCCATGTTCATCTACAAGTGGCCTGCAGACAAAAAGAATGACACAGGCATCGTGGGCCAGCACAGCTCCTGTGAGGTGCACG GAGGGGGCATCTCCAGCTACGCAGACAACCCTTCCAGGGCTGGCCAGAGCCTGGTTGAATGCTTGGACCAGGCACTTCAGGAGGTTCCCAGAGAGAGACATGTGGGCACGCCCCTCTACCTGGGAGCCACAGCAGGCATGCGCCTGCTCAA CTTCCTCTGCTATGGCCGTGACCAGGTCCTCCTGAGGCTGCTGGCTGGTGCACTACAG ACCTATGGCTTCCACCCTTGCTGGCCGAGGGGCTATTCAAGCCAAGTGCTCCTTCAAGACGTGTATGAGTCTCCGTGCACTGCGGCCCAGCGGCCCCAGACCTTCACTGGCAGCACCAGGGTCAACTTGTCGGGGACCAGCGACCCCGCCCTCTGCCGTGGCCTCATCTTGGAGCTCTTCAATTTCTCCTCCTGCCACTTCTCCCAATGCTCCTTCAATGGCATATTCCAGCCCCCTGTGGCTGGGAACTTCATT ggcttctctgccttcttctaCACTGTGGACTTCCTGAGGACCGTGATGGGGCTGCCTGTGGAGACCCTGCAGCAGCTAGAAGTTGCGGTTGTCACCATCTGCAACCAGACATGGAGTGAG CTGCAGGCCCGGGTCCCCGGGGAGCAGGCCCGCCTGCCTGACTACTGCGCGGTGGCCACATTCGTGCAACAGCTGCTGAGCCAGGGCTATGGCTTCCAGGAGCATACCTTCCGTGGGGTAACCTTCCAGAAGAAG GCCGGGGATACCACGGTGGGCTGGGCGCTTGGCTACATGCTGAACCTGACCAACCTGATCCCCGCCGAGCCACCGGGAATGCGCAAGGGCACAGACCTCAGCGCCTGGGTGGCCCTGGTCCTGCTCTGCACTGCCATCCTGCTGGCCGCTGCTGTCCTGCTGCTGCGTCGGGTGCGCGCTGCCAAGTTGTCCAGTACCATCTAG
- the NPDC1 gene encoding neural proliferation differentiation and control protein 1 isoform X2: MATPVPPPSPRHLRLLRLLLCGLVLGAALRGASAGRPDAAACPGSLDCALKRRARCPPGAHVCGPCLQPFQEDPQGLCVPRMRRPVGESLPRPRLEDEIDFLAQELAHQEPQPPMLAAQPQPDKGQQHLEPATLGLSERRQGPNLGTSSTGGTPAPTPHTSLGPPVSSVPVHISPLEPRGGRGDGLVLVLIVASSVAGAAAVAVAALCWCRLQRDIRLTQKADYAAPQAPGSPATPGISPGDQRLAHSAEMYHYQHQRQQMRCLERHKEPPKELESLSSDEENEDGDFTVYECPGLAPTGEMEVRNPLFDHSSLSAPLPQ, translated from the exons ATGGCGACACCCGTCCCTCCGCCCTCCCCGCGACACCTGCggctgctgcggctgctgctcTGCGGCCTCGTCCTCGGCGCGGCCCTGCGCGGGGCCTCCGCCGGCCGCCCGG ATGCAGCTGCCTGTCCTGGGAGCCTGGACTGTGCCCTGAAGAGGCGGGCACGGTGCCCCCCAGGCGCGCATGTCTGtgggccctgccttcagcccttcCAAGAAGACCCACAAGGGCTCTGTGTGCCCAGGATGCGCCGGCCTGTGG GGGAGAGCCTGCCCAGGCCCCGATTAGAAGATGAGATTGACTTCCTGGCCCAGGAGCTGGCCCATCAGGAGCCACAGCCCCCCATGCTCgctgcccagccccagcctgacAAGGGACAGCAGCACCTGGAGCCTG CCACCCTGGGGCTCTCAGAGCGCCGCCAGGGCCCCAACCTGGGCACCTCCTCTACTGGGGGAACCCCTGCACCCACACCCCACACCTCCTTGGGCCCCCCCGTGTCGTCAGTACCGGTGCACATTTCCCCCTTGGAGCCCCGGGGCGGGCGCGGTGACGGACTCGTCCTCG TGCTCATCGTGGCGAGCTCGGTAGCCGGCGCGGCCGCCGTCGCCGTGGCCGCTCTGTGCTGGTGCAG GCTGCAGCGAGACATCCGCCTGACCCAGAAGGCCGACTACGCGGCCCCGCAGGCGCCCGGCTCCCCCGCCACGCCCGGGATCTCG CCTGGCGACCAGAGGCTAGCGCACAGCGCCGAGATGTACCACTACCAGCACCAGCGGCAGCAGATGCGGTGCCTCGAGCG GCATAAAGAGCCGCCCAAGGAGCTGGAGTCATTGTCCTCAGACGAGGAGAACGAAGATGGTGACTTCACCGTGTACGAGTGCCCGGGCCTGGCCCCA ACCGGAGAGATGGAGGTCCGGAACCCGCTGTTCGACCACTCCTCGCTGTCTGCACCCCTGCCGCAGTGA
- the NPDC1 gene encoding neural proliferation differentiation and control protein 1 isoform X3, giving the protein MATPVPPPSPRHLRLLRLLLCGLVLGAALRGASAGRPDAAACPGSLDCALKRRARCPPGAHVCGPCLQPFQEDPQGLCVPRMRRPVGESLPRPRLEDEIDFLAQELAHQEPQPPMLAAQPQPDKGQQHLEPAATLGLSERRQGPNLGTSSTGGTPAPTPHTSLGPPVSSVPVHISPLEPRGGRGDGLVLVLIVASSVAGAAAVAVAALCWCRLQRDIRLTQKADYAAPQAPGSPATPGISPGDQRLAHSAEMYHYQHQRQQMRCLERHKEPPKELESLSSDEENEDGDFTVYECPGLAPLSS; this is encoded by the exons ATGGCGACACCCGTCCCTCCGCCCTCCCCGCGACACCTGCggctgctgcggctgctgctcTGCGGCCTCGTCCTCGGCGCGGCCCTGCGCGGGGCCTCCGCCGGCCGCCCGG ATGCAGCTGCCTGTCCTGGGAGCCTGGACTGTGCCCTGAAGAGGCGGGCACGGTGCCCCCCAGGCGCGCATGTCTGtgggccctgccttcagcccttcCAAGAAGACCCACAAGGGCTCTGTGTGCCCAGGATGCGCCGGCCTGTGG GGGAGAGCCTGCCCAGGCCCCGATTAGAAGATGAGATTGACTTCCTGGCCCAGGAGCTGGCCCATCAGGAGCCACAGCCCCCCATGCTCgctgcccagccccagcctgacAAGGGACAGCAGCACCTGGAGCCTG cAGCCACCCTGGGGCTCTCAGAGCGCCGCCAGGGCCCCAACCTGGGCACCTCCTCTACTGGGGGAACCCCTGCACCCACACCCCACACCTCCTTGGGCCCCCCCGTGTCGTCAGTACCGGTGCACATTTCCCCCTTGGAGCCCCGGGGCGGGCGCGGTGACGGACTCGTCCTCG TGCTCATCGTGGCGAGCTCGGTAGCCGGCGCGGCCGCCGTCGCCGTGGCCGCTCTGTGCTGGTGCAG GCTGCAGCGAGACATCCGCCTGACCCAGAAGGCCGACTACGCGGCCCCGCAGGCGCCCGGCTCCCCCGCCACGCCCGGGATCTCG CCTGGCGACCAGAGGCTAGCGCACAGCGCCGAGATGTACCACTACCAGCACCAGCGGCAGCAGATGCGGTGCCTCGAGCG GCATAAAGAGCCGCCCAAGGAGCTGGAGTCATTGTCCTCAGACGAGGAGAACGAAGATGGTGACTTCACCGTGTACGAGTGCCCGGGCCTGGCCCCA CTGTCCTCTTGA
- the NPDC1 gene encoding neural proliferation differentiation and control protein 1 isoform X1, translated as MATPVPPPSPRHLRLLRLLLCGLVLGAALRGASAGRPDAAACPGSLDCALKRRARCPPGAHVCGPCLQPFQEDPQGLCVPRMRRPVGESLPRPRLEDEIDFLAQELAHQEPQPPMLAAQPQPDKGQQHLEPAATLGLSERRQGPNLGTSSTGGTPAPTPHTSLGPPVSSVPVHISPLEPRGGRGDGLVLVLIVASSVAGAAAVAVAALCWCRLQRDIRLTQKADYAAPQAPGSPATPGISPGDQRLAHSAEMYHYQHQRQQMRCLERHKEPPKELESLSSDEENEDGDFTVYECPGLAPTGEMEVRNPLFDHSSLSAPLPQ; from the exons ATGGCGACACCCGTCCCTCCGCCCTCCCCGCGACACCTGCggctgctgcggctgctgctcTGCGGCCTCGTCCTCGGCGCGGCCCTGCGCGGGGCCTCCGCCGGCCGCCCGG ATGCAGCTGCCTGTCCTGGGAGCCTGGACTGTGCCCTGAAGAGGCGGGCACGGTGCCCCCCAGGCGCGCATGTCTGtgggccctgccttcagcccttcCAAGAAGACCCACAAGGGCTCTGTGTGCCCAGGATGCGCCGGCCTGTGG GGGAGAGCCTGCCCAGGCCCCGATTAGAAGATGAGATTGACTTCCTGGCCCAGGAGCTGGCCCATCAGGAGCCACAGCCCCCCATGCTCgctgcccagccccagcctgacAAGGGACAGCAGCACCTGGAGCCTG cAGCCACCCTGGGGCTCTCAGAGCGCCGCCAGGGCCCCAACCTGGGCACCTCCTCTACTGGGGGAACCCCTGCACCCACACCCCACACCTCCTTGGGCCCCCCCGTGTCGTCAGTACCGGTGCACATTTCCCCCTTGGAGCCCCGGGGCGGGCGCGGTGACGGACTCGTCCTCG TGCTCATCGTGGCGAGCTCGGTAGCCGGCGCGGCCGCCGTCGCCGTGGCCGCTCTGTGCTGGTGCAG GCTGCAGCGAGACATCCGCCTGACCCAGAAGGCCGACTACGCGGCCCCGCAGGCGCCCGGCTCCCCCGCCACGCCCGGGATCTCG CCTGGCGACCAGAGGCTAGCGCACAGCGCCGAGATGTACCACTACCAGCACCAGCGGCAGCAGATGCGGTGCCTCGAGCG GCATAAAGAGCCGCCCAAGGAGCTGGAGTCATTGTCCTCAGACGAGGAGAACGAAGATGGTGACTTCACCGTGTACGAGTGCCCGGGCCTGGCCCCA ACCGGAGAGATGGAGGTCCGGAACCCGCTGTTCGACCACTCCTCGCTGTCTGCACCCCTGCCGCAGTGA
- the NPDC1 gene encoding neural proliferation differentiation and control protein 1 isoform X4, translating into MATPVPPPSPRHLRLLRLLLCGLVLGAALRGASAGRPDAAACPGSLDCALKRRARCPPGAHVCGPCLQPFQEDPQGLCVPRMRRPVGESLPRPRLEDEIDFLAQELAHQEPQPPMLAAQPQPDKGQQHLEPVLIVASSVAGAAAVAVAALCWCRLQRDIRLTQKADYAAPQAPGSPATPGISPGDQRLAHSAEMYHYQHQRQQMRCLERHKEPPKELESLSSDEENEDGDFTVYECPGLAPTGEMEVRNPLFDHSSLSAPLPQ; encoded by the exons ATGGCGACACCCGTCCCTCCGCCCTCCCCGCGACACCTGCggctgctgcggctgctgctcTGCGGCCTCGTCCTCGGCGCGGCCCTGCGCGGGGCCTCCGCCGGCCGCCCGG ATGCAGCTGCCTGTCCTGGGAGCCTGGACTGTGCCCTGAAGAGGCGGGCACGGTGCCCCCCAGGCGCGCATGTCTGtgggccctgccttcagcccttcCAAGAAGACCCACAAGGGCTCTGTGTGCCCAGGATGCGCCGGCCTGTGG GGGAGAGCCTGCCCAGGCCCCGATTAGAAGATGAGATTGACTTCCTGGCCCAGGAGCTGGCCCATCAGGAGCCACAGCCCCCCATGCTCgctgcccagccccagcctgacAAGGGACAGCAGCACCTGGAGCCTG TGCTCATCGTGGCGAGCTCGGTAGCCGGCGCGGCCGCCGTCGCCGTGGCCGCTCTGTGCTGGTGCAG GCTGCAGCGAGACATCCGCCTGACCCAGAAGGCCGACTACGCGGCCCCGCAGGCGCCCGGCTCCCCCGCCACGCCCGGGATCTCG CCTGGCGACCAGAGGCTAGCGCACAGCGCCGAGATGTACCACTACCAGCACCAGCGGCAGCAGATGCGGTGCCTCGAGCG GCATAAAGAGCCGCCCAAGGAGCTGGAGTCATTGTCCTCAGACGAGGAGAACGAAGATGGTGACTTCACCGTGTACGAGTGCCCGGGCCTGGCCCCA ACCGGAGAGATGGAGGTCCGGAACCCGCTGTTCGACCACTCCTCGCTGTCTGCACCCCTGCCGCAGTGA